In the Euphorbia lathyris chromosome 5, ddEupLath1.1, whole genome shotgun sequence genome, one interval contains:
- the LOC136229370 gene encoding nuclear transport factor 2B, protein MDPDAVAKAFVEHYYTTFDMNRAGLANLYQEGSMLTFEGQKIQGSPNIVAKLTTLPFEQCKHNITTVDCQPSGPAGGMLVFVSGNLQLTGEQHALKFSQMFHLMPTPQGSFYVFNDIFRLNYA, encoded by the exons ATGGATCCCGACGCGGTGGCCAAGGCGTTCGTCGAGCACTACTACACCACTTTCGATATGAACAGGGCGGGATTAGCGAACCTTTACCAGGAAGGATCGATGTTGACTTTCGAGGGACAGAAGATCCAGGGATCTCCAAACATCGTTGCTAAGCTCACTACCCTTCCCTTCGAGCAGTGTAAGCACAACATCACCACTGTTGATTGTCAGCCGTCTGGCCCTGCTGGTGGCATGCTTGTGTTTGTCTCCGGTAACCTCCAGCTTACCGGCGAACAGCACGCCCTCAAGTTTAGCCAG ATGTTCCATTTGATGCCAACACCACAAGGAAGTTTTTATGTCTTCAACGACATCTTCCGGTTGAACTATGCTTGA
- the LOC136231030 gene encoding uncharacterized protein gives MIGLKIGSDFLLELYNRSFFSSQHRSIYHRRNMESDQKSELIDQVIRKLVVEKRNEDENDQLLLSKLLSEFELSKSEELVDQKEVNSSTIVEKGSKNETQINAEDIMKELKEVKKQNAVTHWLLSAMIVLTLAWQVSEVSLLLHLKNGISHPLRFFGRKLLRTLRVPGISDRDKEHVSSSDSHSVALQMPEFPHMDMGANDKKS, from the exons ATGATTGGACTTAAAATCGGTTCTGACTTTCTCCTGGAATTATACAATCGGAGTTTCTTCTCATCTCAACACCGCTCGATCTATCACCGGCGAAACATGGAATCGGATCAGAAATCGGAGCTTATTGATCAGGTAATCCGAAAGCTCGTAGTAGAGAAGAGAAACGAAGATGAAAATGATCAGCTTCTCCTCTCCAAATTACTCTCTGAG TTTGAATTATCAAAATCCGAAGAATTAGTTGATCAAAAGGAGGTAAATTCTTCTACAATTGTTGAAAAAGGCTCAAAAAATGAGACACAAATAAATGCAGAAGACATAATGAAAGAACTcaaagaagtgaagaagcaaaATGCTGTAACTCACTGGCTTCTTTCTGCTATGATAGTCCTCACTCTTGCTTGGCAAGTATCTGAAGTTTCTCTCCTTTTGCATCTTAAAAATGGAATCAGTCACCCGTTGAGATTCTTCGGACGTAAGTTACTTCGGACCTTGAGAGTTCCCGGAATAAGTGACCGTGATAAAGAACATGTTAGCTCGTCTGATTCGCATTCCGTTGCTCTTCAAATGCCGGAGTTTCCACATATGGATATGGGAGCTAATGATAAGAAGAGTTGA